The Alphaproteobacteria bacterium region AGAGGAAACCCCAGCGGTCGCTGAAGCCGTGCCTGGTGGCGCGCCGCGGGCTGCCCTCGGCGTTGCGAAAGCCGGTGGGCGTGTGATGGTAGGGTTTGTCGCTCACGTCACGAGGTTCCGGGCTGGGGGCACAGGCTGTCAAGAGGGCGAGGAGCAGCGGCAGGAGAAAGCGCAAACCACGAATCCGCATCATTTTCCCCGGGCGAAGGTGGCGGCCGGCACGAATGCCGTGCATTCGGTATCCAGCGTACCATATTCAAGGTCTGGACTTGGCCCGGTCGGCAATGTGCTAGGCTTGCAGCCGAATTTTTCGTGCCGGAGCAGGGACGCCATGAAGCTCACCGACAAGAACCTTTTTCGCCAGCAGTGCTACGTCCACACGGGCCTCATCTCGACCGAGGTGGCGCCCTTTGGCGGCATGAAGGAATCGGGTATCGGCCGCGAGGGCTCGAAGTACGGCATCGGCGAATTTCTCGAGATCAAATACCTCTGCATGGGCGGGATTTGATGACGGATTTCGACTTCGACCTCTTCGTCATCGGCGCCGGCTCGGGCGGCGTCTCGGCCAGCCGGCGCGCCGCCGCGCATGGTGCCAGGGCCGGCATCTGTGAGGAATACCGCGTCGGCGGTACCTGCGTCATCCGCGGCTGCGTGCCCAAGAAGCTGCTGACCTACGCCGCCCACTTCGCCGAGGACGCCGAAGACGCCGCCGGCTATGGCTGGAGCGTAGCGCCGCCAAGCTTCGACTGGGCCACCCTGATCGCCAACAAGGATCGCGAGATCGACCGCCTCAACGGCATCTATCTGGGCATGCTCGAGGGCGCCGGCGTCAGCCTGATCGAAGGCCGGGCCGAGCTCAAGGACCGCCACACATTGGACATCGGCGGACGCCAGGTGAGGGCCGAGACCATCCTCATCGCCACCGGGGCCCGGCCCTGGACGCCCGAGGTGCCCGGCATCGAACACGCCATCAGCTCCAACGAAGCCTTCCATCTCGAGACCCTGCCGGACCTCGTGGTGGTGGTCGGTGGAGGCTACATCGCCGTCGAATTCGCCGGCATCTTCCACGGCCTGGGCAGCCGGGTGAGCCAGCTTTACCGCGGCGAGCAGATCCTGCGCGGCTTCGACCGCGATGTCCGCGACGCCTTGGCCGGCGAGATGCTGGGCCGTGGCATCGACCTGCGCCTCGACTGCCAAGTCGCCCGCATCGGCCATCAAGATGGCCATTTCGTTGTCACTACCGTCCAGGACGACGTCATCGAAACCGACCTCGTCATGTATGCCACCGGGCGCCGGCCCAACGTCCAGGGCCTGGGCCTCGAGGCGCTGGGTGTGGACACCGGCGAGGGCGGGGCCATCGTCGTCGATGACTTCGGCCGCACCTCGGTCGACAACATCTACGCCATCGGCGACGTCACCGATCGCATGAACCTCACCCCGGTGGCCATCAACCAGGGCCGGGCCTTTGCCGACACGGTCTATGGCGGCGCGCCGCGAACGATTGACTACCGCTTCGTGCCCTCGGCCGTCTTTTCCAACCCCAGCGTCGGCAGCGCCGGCTTGACCGAGGAAGAGGCGCGGGCAAGCTTCGACGTCGATATTTACAAATCCAGCTTCCGGCCCATGAAGGCCACGCTTTCCGGGCGCCAGGAAAGAACCATGATGAAGCTGATCGTCGACGCCAAGTCCGATCGCGTGCTGGGCGCCCACATGGTCGGCCCCGATGCCGCCGAGATCATCCAGGGCATCGGCGTGGCGTTGACTTGCGGTGCCACCAAGGCGCAGTTCGACGCCACCGTCGGCGTCCATCCCTCGGCGGCCGAGGAATTCGTCACCATGCGCGAGAAGTACGTGGCTGAGGAGGCCAAGGCCGCCGAATAGGGCGTTTTGCGCCCGCAGAAAGCTTGGCAAGGGGGGGCTTCCGGCGTATAGGCTGGGGCCGATTTCACAAGGAGCAGGTTATGGGCGGCAAATGGAGCCCCGATAGCTGGCGCGGCCTGCCCGTCGCGCACCAGCCCGAATATCCCGATGCGGCGGCCCTGGCCGCCGTCGAGAAGCAGCTTGGGCGCTATCCGCCGCTGGTCTTTGCCGGTGAGGCGCGGCAGTTGCAGACGCTGTTGGCCGAGGTCGCCGAAGGGCGGGCCTTTTTGCTGCAGGGCGGCGATTGTGCCGAGAGTTTCGCCGAATTCAATGCCGACAACATCCGCGACACCTTCCGCGTGCTGATGCAGATGGCGGTGGTGATGACCTTCGCCGCGGCCTGCCCGGTGGTCAAGGTGGGACGCATGGCCGGCCAGTTCGCCAAGCCCCGCTCCGAGCCCATTGAGGTCCGCGACGGCCAAACGCTGCCGAGCTACCTGGGCGACTGCATCAACGGCATGGATTTTTCCCCCGAGGCCCGCAGGCCGGACCCCGACCGCTTGCTGCAGGCCTACAGCCAGGCGGCCGCGACGCTCAATCTCCTGCGCGCTTTCGCCCAGGGCGGCTATGCCGACCTGCACCGCGTGCACCGCTGGAACATGGGCTTCGTGGCCGACACGCCAGAGGGTGAGCGCTACGAGGACCTGGCCGACCGCATCGCCGAGGCGCTGGCCTTCATGGGCGCCTGCGGCCTCACCGCCGACGAGGTGCCGGAGGTCTACCAGACCGATTTCTACACCTCCCACGAGGCGCTGCTGCTGGGCGCCGAGGAGGCCATGACACGGGTCGATTCGACCAGCGGCGACTGGTACGACACCTCGGCGCATTTGCTTTGGATCGGCGACCGTACCCGCCAGCCCGACGGCGGCCACGTCGAGTTCATGCGCGGTATCTCGAATCCCATCGCCCTCAAGGCCGGGCCCAGCCTGGGGACCGACGAGCTCCTTAGGCTGGTCGATATCCTCAACCCGGCCAACCAGCCGGGCCGCCTGACGGTGATTTCCCGCCAGGGCGCCGACGGCGTGGAAAAAGGCCTGGTGCCGCTGGTGCGGGCCATCCAGCGCGAGGGCCGCTCGGTGGTCTGGGCCTGCGACCCGATGCACGGCAACACCATCAAATCGGCCACCGGCTACAAGACCCGGCCCTTCGATCAGGTGCTGAGCGAGGTCGAGCGCACCTTCGCCGTGCACCAGGCCGAGGGCAGCCACGCCGGCGGCATCCACATCGAGATGACCGGCCAGGACGTCACCGAATGCCTGGGCGGCGCCCAGGAGATCACCGAGCACGGCCTGGCCCATCGCTATCACACGCACTGCGACCCCCGGCTCAATGCCACGCAAAGCCTCGAGCTCGCGTTTCTCATTGCCGATAGCCTGAAGCAGCGGCGCGCCGGCAGCGCTGACGCCGCCGGGGCCGCGGCTATCGTCGAGGCGTTCTGACCGTGTCGAAGATGCAGGACGACGAGATCGGGCGCCTCACCGACAAATATTTCTGGCGCACCAAGGAGACCGTCGGCCGCTTCGGCGACCGCCGTGTCACCTATGCCGTGTTCATGCGCCGCCCGGTGCTGTTCACGCCGCGCCTGATGGTGGATTGGCTGGCCGAGGTGGCGGCCGAGCGCGGCGTCGAGTTCGATCTCAAGCTCTGCTTCGAGGAGGGCGACCGGGTCGGCGCCGGCGAGCCGCTCTTATATATCTCGGGCTCCTTCTACCACCTGGTCGATCTCGAGACCCTTTACCTCCAGCTTCTGGGCGCGCCCTGCGTGGCGGCCTACAACGCCTATGTCATGTGCTGCGATCTGCCCAAGACCGCCTTCGTCGCCTTCGATGCCCGCCACTGCGCCGGCGCCAAGATGGCCGAGCTGATGGCCTATGCCGCCAGTGTGGGCTCCAAGGCGGCGCAGCAGCACGCCGGTGCCGTGGGTTTCATCGGCAATGCCACCGATGCCACGGCGCATTTTTTCGGCGCCGACAAGGGGCTCGGCACCATGCCGCACGCGCTGATCGGCTACGCCGGCTCGACGCTGAGGGCGGCCGAGATGTTCCACGAAACCTTCCCCGACGAGAACTTAACCGTGCT contains the following coding sequences:
- the gor gene encoding glutathione-disulfide reductase, with the translated sequence MTDFDFDLFVIGAGSGGVSASRRAAAHGARAGICEEYRVGGTCVIRGCVPKKLLTYAAHFAEDAEDAAGYGWSVAPPSFDWATLIANKDREIDRLNGIYLGMLEGAGVSLIEGRAELKDRHTLDIGGRQVRAETILIATGARPWTPEVPGIEHAISSNEAFHLETLPDLVVVVGGGYIAVEFAGIFHGLGSRVSQLYRGEQILRGFDRDVRDALAGEMLGRGIDLRLDCQVARIGHQDGHFVVTTVQDDVIETDLVMYATGRRPNVQGLGLEALGVDTGEGGAIVVDDFGRTSVDNIYAIGDVTDRMNLTPVAINQGRAFADTVYGGAPRTIDYRFVPSAVFSNPSVGSAGLTEEEARASFDVDIYKSSFRPMKATLSGRQERTMMKLIVDAKSDRVLGAHMVGPDAAEIIQGIGVALTCGATKAQFDATVGVHPSAAEEFVTMREKYVAEEAKAAE
- a CDS encoding 3-deoxy-7-phosphoheptulonate synthase class II, yielding MGGKWSPDSWRGLPVAHQPEYPDAAALAAVEKQLGRYPPLVFAGEARQLQTLLAEVAEGRAFLLQGGDCAESFAEFNADNIRDTFRVLMQMAVVMTFAAACPVVKVGRMAGQFAKPRSEPIEVRDGQTLPSYLGDCINGMDFSPEARRPDPDRLLQAYSQAAATLNLLRAFAQGGYADLHRVHRWNMGFVADTPEGERYEDLADRIAEALAFMGACGLTADEVPEVYQTDFYTSHEALLLGAEEAMTRVDSTSGDWYDTSAHLLWIGDRTRQPDGGHVEFMRGISNPIALKAGPSLGTDELLRLVDILNPANQPGRLTVISRQGADGVEKGLVPLVRAIQREGRSVVWACDPMHGNTIKSATGYKTRPFDQVLSEVERTFAVHQAEGSHAGGIHIEMTGQDVTECLGGAQEITEHGLAHRYHTHCDPRLNATQSLELAFLIADSLKQRRAGSADAAGAAAIVEAF
- a CDS encoding nicotinate phosphoribosyltransferase, which produces MQDDEIGRLTDKYFWRTKETVGRFGDRRVTYAVFMRRPVLFTPRLMVDWLAEVAAERGVEFDLKLCFEEGDRVGAGEPLLYISGSFYHLVDLETLYLQLLGAPCVAAYNAYVMCCDLPKTAFVAFDARHCAGAKMAELMAYAASVGSKAAQQHAGAVGFIGNATDATAHFFGADKGLGTMPHALIGYAGSTLRAAEMFHETFPDENLTVLVDYYGQEVSDTLAVCRRFPELAAEGRLGVRVDTHGGRFVEGLDTQASYEVLERHSPLAVKQYRTEQELKCLVGTGVSAAAIFHMREQLDAAGFDKVKIVASSGFGITKCAVMASVGAPIDVVGTGSYLPENWAETYATADIVAYDDEPVVKVGREFLLERP